A region of the Methylobacterium nodulans ORS 2060 genome:
GGCGGCGTGGCGACGGCCTGGTACGCGCAGGACCCCATCCTGCAGCATCCCTGGATCCTGACCTTCCGCAGCCTCGGGACAGTGGTCGGCTACGTCTTCCTCGGCGGCTTCGCCTGGTCGCCGGAAGCCGGCTACGAGAGCCTGCACGGCTGGTACGCGGCAGGCGTCCTCTTAGCCTTCGTCCTGCTGAGCAGGCCGTGGCGCCGCCGCCCGGCTGCGGCGGAGCCCTGGCCCCGGGCCTCGTGAGGGTGCGGCCTCCGGGCCGCGCTCAGCCGCGGGGGAAGGCGGCGCGAAGATCGCCCAGCCCCTGCCGGATCGTCTTCAGGGCGAGTTCTTTTCCCAGCATGGCGATGTAGTGCTGGGCGGGATAGCTCGATGCCAGCCCGATGAGGCCGAGATCGATGATGTCCGGCAGGTCGTGCCGGAGCAGGGCGCCCGTCACCGCAGAGAGGCGGGCCCGCAGCCGCTGGCCGAGGGCAGCGAGGTCGACGGCATCCGGATCGGGCAGGTCTGGAGCCGGGATCTCGATCGGCGTCTGCATGCGCGGGGTCAGCGGGATGATCGGGAAGGCCCTCTCCTGCTCCTGCCCCTCGACGGATCTGAACACCAGGGCATCCGCCGCTCCCGCATCCTCGCCGGGAGCGATGCTGCGCACCCCGTCCGGGGCCTGCTTGACGTACCACTTCCTCGCTTGGTCTCCGCGCTGGCGCACGAAATCGGCGAAGAGCGGGTTGCTCTCGCCCAGCATGAAGTTCCAGCGCAGGAAGGCCTGGGCATTGCGGCGGCCCAGCAGGTAGTCGTGCCGCCGGAAGGATTCGTGCAGGAACCCGCCGAACCCGCCGAGGATGCCGCAGGCGATCGGGTGCTTCGGCGTGGGGTCGTTCCGGGTCGGGCGGCTCGGCACGATGGCGAAGCGCGAGAACACGCGGTCGTTCTGCGCGAGGGCCAGCTCTTCCGGCTTGAAGCGCGCCTGATCGACCAGGGTGCCGAGGAAATGCGGGACCACGCTGGTCAGGCGCAGATCCTCGCGGCCCGGCCCCTGCGGCAGACTCGCATGGTTCGGGAACGGATCGACCAGGATCATCGCCTTGCTGGCTTGGGCAGCGTTGCGGTTGTTCTGGCCGGCGCCCGCGGCCAGATAGCGCCGCGCGATCTCGAAGGGCTCGTTGTCGATCACGCCGCCATCCACGGCGATGAAGTCGTACTCGGCCGGGGGCGTCTCGACGTGAGGCAGGATGGTGTGGCGTTGCCCCTTCTCGTCCTGGTATTCGACCGGCGAGTTGACTTGGTAATCGCTGAACTGCCTCTTCAGCAGCCGGGCCTGCAGGCCGATCGGAAAGGCGCCGGTCGCCAGCGCCGCCTGCTTGAGCAGGAACCAGCGGCTCGACGGGTCGAGAGCGCCGCGCAGCGGCAATTCGTCGGTGTTCAGGGAGAAGAAGCCCGCCACCCTGTCCGGGGGGGCGTCCATCGGCCGGCTTCCGACCATGAACCGCATGGCGTCGCCGTGGTTCAGCATGCCGTAGAATTCGTCCTTGTCCTCTCCGAAGAGCTTGAAGGCGTACGGGACACCTCGGAGGTTCGAGGCCGTCATGATCAGGGCCACGTCGCGGGTGGCGCCGCGCCCGAGCCAGGATCGGCTCCTGCGCCGACGCTCGGCCCGCAGCGTGTTCTCGACGATCCGGTCGAGGATGGCGCAGTTCAGGACGGAGAGCACGCCGTCGTCGAGACCCCCCGGATCGAGCAGCGGCGCGATGTCGATCTCCCGGACCCAGCTTGCATAGAGCCGGTTCGCCTCAGGCCCGGGCGGCTCCCCCGGACCGACATGCGTGAGGTCGGTGAACCAGCACAGGCTGGTGATCGCGGCCGTCATGCCGCCCGCCGATGCGCCGGCGATCACCGGAACCCGGACGCGATGCGTGGGGCCGTCCCAGGCCTCCTGCCGGGACCCGTTCGTGACGAATCCCGTCATGCACGCCTCCTCGTAGGCGTCGAGCGCCTCGGTGATGAAATCCATCACCCCGGCCGAATAGGCCCCCGCCGAGATCGCACCGGCCATGACGAAGCCGATCTCGAACCCGTCATCCATCGCGATCCTCCCAAATCTCGAATCAATTTGGTGGATCACAATATACATATATCCTGAAGTGCCGGTAATCGTTTATTTCGGTATCAATACACCGTCATGTGTCGGACCGAATGCTGAAGGCTGCATTCAGACTGCGGAGTGGCACGCATGCTTGTCATACGATTTTCGATTGATCTGTTCCGAGACGAGGACGCGCGGGATCCCCTCTCCCACTCGGGAGAGGGGATCCCGCCGGGCGGCTACGCCGCCGCCGGAACCCCGGTCTCCTCCCATTCCGGGCCCCATTCCTGAACCACATGGCCGGGAGAGACCTCCCGGTAGCGGCGCTCGGGCGGCTCATAATCCACCGGTCGGATCGGGCTGCGGATCTCGTCGGCGCGCACGCCGTGGCGGCTGCGGCGCCGGGCGGGATCCGGCACCGGCACGGCGGCGAGGAGCTTCCTCGTGTAGGGATGCCGGGGCGCGCCGAAGATCGCGGCGCGAGGGCCGATCTCCACGATCTCGCCGAGATACATCACGGCGACCCGATGGCTCACCCGCTCCACCACCGCCATGTCGTGCGAGATGAACAGGTAGGCGAGCCGGAGGCTCGCCTGCAGGTCGAGGAGCAGATTGACTACCTGCGCCTTCACCGAGACGTCGAGGGCCGAGACGGATTCGTCGGCCACGATCAGGCGCGGCTCCAGCGCCAGCGCCCGGGCGATGCAGATGCGCTGACGCTGGCCGCCGGAGAATTCGTGCGGGAAGCGGCCGGCCATCTCGGGCTTGAGCCCGACGCGGGTCAGGAGGTCCGCGGCGCGGGCCTGCGCCTCCCGGCGCGAGGCGAGGCGGTTGATGAGGAGCGGCTCGGCGATGGCCGCGCCGACGCTCATGCGCGGGTCGAGGCTCGCGAAGGGATCCTGGAAGATCATCTGCATGCGGCGGCGCCGCTCGCGTAAGGAGCCGGGCCCGAGCGCCAGGATGTCCTCCCCGTCGAGCAGCACCGAGCCGGATTGCGGCTCGATCAGGCGCAGCACCGAGCGGCCGGTGGTGGACTTGCCGCAGCCCGACTCGCCGACCAGGGCCAGGGTCTCGCCGGCTTGCAAGTCGAACGATACGTTCTCGACCGCGTGGACGCGCCCGCGCAGGCGCCCGAAGAGCCCGCCGCGGATCTCGAAGCGGGTGGTGAGGCCCTTCACCTCCAGCACCGGCCGCCCGGCCACCACCGTGTCGGCGCTCTCCGCCGGCGCCAAAGCTTCGCCGGTGACGCGGTCGACCACCGGAAAGCGGGCCGGCTGGGCGCGGTCCCCCATGGCGCCGAGCGCCGGCACGGCGGCGAGCAGCGCCCGGCTGTAGGGATGGGTCGGGCGGCGGAAGATCTCCTCGGTCGGTCCGCTCTCCACCGCCCGCCCGTCCAGCATCACCACGGTGCGGTCGGCGATCTCCGCCACCACGCCCATGTCGTGGGTGATGAACAGGACCGACATCCCCTCCTCGTCCTGGAGGAGCTTGATGAGGTCGAGGATCTGGGCCTGGATGGTGACGTCGAGGGCAGTCGTCGGCTCGTCCGCGATGAGGAGCTTCGGCCGGCAGGCGAGCGCCATGGCGATCATTACCCGCTGGCGCATGCCGCCCGAGAAGCGGTGCGGGTGATCGTGGACTCGCGAGGCGGCGGCCGGGATGCGGACCTTGTCGAAGAGCCGCACGGTCTCGGCCTCGGCTTGCGTCCGCGACAGGCCGTGATGGGCCATGAGCGCCTCGGCGATCTGGAAGCCGACGGTGAGCACCGGGTTGAGGCTCGTCATCGGCTCCTGGAAGATCATCGCGATGTCGCCGCCCCGGATCTTGCGCATCTCGGCCTCGGGCAGCCCGAGGAGGTCGCGGCCCTGGAGCCGCACCTCGCCGGTGATGCGGCTCGCATCGCGCGGCGTCAGCCGCATGAGCGAGAGCGCCGTGACGCTCTTTCCCGAGCCGGATTCGCCGACGAGCGCCACGGTCTCCTTCGGGCCGATGTCGAAGGAGACTCCGTGCACCACCGGGCGCCATGCCCCCTCCACCCGGAAGGCGGTGGCGAGGTTCCGGACGGAGAGGATCGGGGTCATGGGGGCTCCGGACAGGTCATTGGCGGTGCTGGAGGCCGCTTCGTCCCTAAATCGAAACTGAGACGGCTTCCGGTTGATCCGTTCGGAGACAAGAGGGCGCGGGATCCCCTCTCCCGTGCGGGAGAGGGGTAGGGGTGAGGGTCCCGGACCCTGCCGCAGTAAAGCTCTGACGGCAGTGCTGGCAGCGGGCCGGTTCCATCTTCTTGCTGAACCACCTGGACCCTCACGCGCGATCTTCGATCGCCTGCCCCTCTCCCGCACGGGAGAGGGGTTCCCCGCGCAGACTCGTCTCGGAAGGAATCAACCGGAAACCGTATGACATGCGTGGAGGCCAGATCGGCCTCATGCCGAAGCGCCCGCCGGGATCGGATCGTGGACACAGGCCCTCACAGCACCCGCCGCGGGTCGAGCGCGTCGCGCAGGCCGTCGCCGATGAAGTTGATCGACAGCACGGTCAGGAAGATCGCCGCGCCGGGAAACAGCGCCCAGTGGGGCGCCACGTCGAGATGGTCCTTGGCGTCGAACAGGAGCCGGCCCCAGGTCGGGATGTCGGGCGGGAAGCCGAGGCCGAGGAACGAGAGGGTCGATTCGGCGATGATCGCCGCCGAGACCTCGATCGTCGCCGCCACGATCACCGGCCCGAGCGCGTTCGGCAGGATGTGGCGCGTCACCTGATGCCAGGGCCCCGCGCCCTGCGCGCGGGCCGCCTCCACGAATTCCTTCTCGCGCAGGGACAGGAACTGCGCCCGCACCAGCCGCGCGACCGGCATCCAGCGCAGGCCCCCGATCACCGCGACGATCATCACGAACACGCCGCCCTCGATCCCGAACACCTCCTTCAGCCGGTCGCGGAACAGATAGATGACGAGGAGGAGCAGGGGCAGCTGCGGCAGGGACAGGAACAGGTCGGTCATCCACATCAGCGCCGGGTCGAGGAAGCGGCGCGACATGCCGGCCACCGCCCCCACCAGCACGCCGACGAGCGTCGCCACCAGCATGGCCGCGAAGCCGACCGCGAGCGAGATCCGGCCGCCATAGATCATGCGGGCGAGGAGATCCTGCCCGAGATCGTCGGTGCCGAAGGGGTGCTGGGCCGAGGGGCCCTGGAGCATCGCCGAGAAGTCGATCTCGTCGATGGCGACCGGCCAGAGGAGCCCGCCGAGCACCACCCCCAGCACCAGCGCGGCGAGGACCACGCAGCTTCCCACCGCCAGAGGGTGGCGGCGGAAGCGCCGCCAGGTGTCCCGGCCCGAGGCGGCCGGTGCGGCCGCCGCCTCAGCGGAAGGAGATGCGAGGGTCGAGCCAGCCATACAGGAGGTCCGCGACGAGGTTGAACAGCACGACGAGGCAGGCGAACACGAAGGTCACCGCCATCACCACCGGCGTGTCGTTGGCGAGCATGGCGTTGATGAGCAGCGAGCCGATGCCCGGCACCCGGAAGATCTGCTCGGTGACGATGGCCCCGCCGAACACCGCCGGGATCTGCAGCGCCACCAGGGTCACCACCGGGATCAGCGCGTTGCGGGCGATGTGGCGCAGCGTGACCACGCGCTCGCTCAGGCCCTTGGCGCGGGCCGTGGTGACGTAGTCGAGGCGCGCCACGTCGAGGACGGAAGCGCGCACGTAGCGGGTGTAGGAGGCGGCCTGGAACAGGCCGAGCACCGCGATCGGCATGATCGCCTGCCGGACGTGCTCCCAATACCAGCGCCAGCCGGTCGCCGCGATGTCCGCGTTGTAGACGAAGGGCAGCCAGTCGAGCTTGAGGCTGAACAGCAGGATGAACAGCAGCCCGGTGAAGAAGGTCGGCAGCGAGAAGCCCACGAAGGCGAGCGTGTTCGCCACCTGATCGAGCAGCGAGTAGGGCCTGAGCGCCGCCAGGATGCCCACCGGCAGCGCGATCAGGAGCGCCAGCACCTGCGAGGAGCCGACGACGAACAGGGTGGTCGGCAGCCGCTGCAGGATCAGGACGTCGACGTCGATGCGGCTCGCGAAGGAGAAGCCCCAATCCCCCCGCAGCATCGCCGCGAGCCAGTGCAGGTAGCGCACCAGGATCGGGTCATCGAGGCCGAACTTGGTGCGCAAGGCCGCCCGTACCTCGGGCGGCACGTTGGGGTTGGTGGCGAGTTCCCCGAATGGGTCCCCCGGCGCGAGCGCCAGGACGGTGAACAGGATCAGGCTGATCCCGATCAGGCTCGGGATCGCGATCAGGAGGCGGCGGAGGAGATAGGCGCCCATGTGCGGCGCTCCAGGCTCGCGTCGCGCTCACGCCTCCTTCCACCATTCGGCGAGGTAGGCCAGCGAGCTGTCCCAGCCGGTCTGGGGCGACCGGAGCTTGCCGTTGACGGCCGAGACCTGGGCGCGGTGGAGGAGCGGCACCACGTTCTCCGAGACCGCGATGTCGTTCATCCGGATGAAGAGGGCGGCGCGCTTCACGAGGTCGAGCTCTTCCTGAGCGGCGCGGTAGCAGGCATCCGCCTCGGCGTTGCGCCAGCGGCAGACATTGCGGCCCTGCCACTTGTTCTCCTTGGTGGCCGCCTCCCAGGACACGTATTGCAGCATGAACACGGCCGGGTCGGCCTGCGTCATGTTCCAGGTGTACATCTGCATGTCGGCGTAGAAATGCGGATAGGTGTCCGGGTTCGCCACGTCGGATGAGAAGAACACCGAGCCCGGGATCGATTTCAGCTCCATGTCGATGCCGGCCTTCTGGGCGGACTGCTTGATGATGGCCTGGGTCTTCTGGCGGGGAGCGTTGATCGAGGTCTGGAAGACGAATTTGAGCCGTTTGCCGTCCTTGGCGCGGATGCCGTCGCCGCCCTTCTTCCAGCCGGCCTCCTCCAGGATCTGCGCCGCCTTGTCGGTGTCGAATGCGAAGGAGGTGTTCTTCGAGCGGAACATCTCCGGGCCATTGAGGATGTTGGCGGTCGCCCGGCCGGTGCGGCCGTAGATGAATTGCTGCACCGCCGTCCGGTTGACGACGAGGTGCATCGCCTTGCTCACGGCCGGGTCCGAGAAGGCGGGGTGCTGCGTCTTGAGCGAGGCGCGCTCGCCGTCGACCTCCGTCCAGGGATCGGTGGCGTTGAGCAGGATGAACTCGACGTTGCCGCCATAGTACATCTCGACGCGCCCCTTGCCCTCGGCTTCGAGGCGCTTGAGGAGTTCGTCCTCGACCTGCATGTTCCAGGCGTAGTCGTACTCGGCCGTCTGCAGCACGGCGCGGGCGGCCGAGACCGCGTCGCCCCCGCCCTTCATCTCGATCGAGTCGAAGAAGGGCCGGTTGGGCACGTGGTAGTCGGGGTTGCGCACGCCCCGCAGGATGTCGCCGGGGCGGAACTCCACGAACTTGTAGGGACCCGTGCCGACCGGAGCGAGGTTGGCGGGCGCGTCGCGGGACTTCTCGCCGATATAGGCCTCGAAATGGTGCTTCGGGATGATCATCCCGGCGGTGGACACGAAGGCGTCGGCCCAGAACGGCGTCGGCCTGTCGAACAGGATCCTGACCGTGAGGTCGTCGATCTTCTCGACCTTGATATCCTTGTAGCTGCCCGACGTCACCGCGGCGGTGGCGGGGTTGGCGGCATATTGCCAGTTGAAGACGACGTCGTCGGCGGTGAAGGGGCGGCCGTCGTGCCATTTCACCCCGGGCTTGAGCTTCCAGGTCACGGAGCGGCCGTCCGCCGTGACGCCGCCATTCTCGCGGCTCGGGATCTCGGCCGCCAGGATCGGGAACAGGTTGCCGTCCGGGTCCCAGGCCGCGAGCGGCTCGTAGAAGATGCGCGAGCCCTCCTGGTCCTTGGTGCCGACCGCGAAATGGGGGTTGATGAGGGTCGCGGCCTGCCAGAACAGGAGCTTGAGCGGGCCGCCGCCGCCTGCCTTGTCGGGCTTGTAGGCGGCGCGCAGATCGGCCGCCTGGGCGAGGCCCTCCTGTGCGAGCATCATGCCAGCCATCGGGGCGGTGAGGCCGAGCGCCACCATCCGCTGCACGAAGCCGCGGCGCGAGAGCCGGCCGTCCTTCACCTCGCCGATCAGGTTCCGCAGGTCCTGCTCGTTCATCGGCCTTGCCCTTTCGTGTCGACCACCGGCAGCATGCACCAGTCGCGGGCGTCCGCAAGCGGCCCGCTGCGCGGGCCAGCGCTTTACGGACCAGCCCTTTACAAGTCTCGCGCCAACATCCCGGCCCGGGGGGCCTGCTTGGCGCCCGGGAGCCCTGCGGCGGCCCGCCTCCGCAGACGGGCCCCCGGCCTGCATATCTGGGAGGCGCCCCGGGGGCGCCCAGGCCCGAACCGGAGGGATCCGATGGACAACCGCAACGCCCTGTGGCGGCAGGTCGACGCCCACAAGGACCGGCTGATCGCCCTGAGCGACCAGGTCTGGGGCACGCCCGAGGTCTGCTACACGGAAGCGCGCTCGGCCGCCGCCCATGCGGCCGAGCTGCGCCACCAGGGCTTCCGGGTCACGGAGGGCGTCGCCGGGATCCCCACCGCCCTCGTCGGCGAGGCGGGGGAGGGCGGGCCGGTGATCGCCTTCCTCGGCGAGTACGATGCGCTGCCGGGCCTGAGCCAGGAGGCGGGCGTGGCGGAGCACCGGCCGATCGAGGCGGGCGGGCACGGCCATGGCTGCGGGCACAACCTGCTCGGCGCGGCGGCCTTGCTCGCCGCCACCGCCCTCAAGGACTGGCTCGCCGAGACGGGCCGGCCGGGACGGGTGCGCTATTACGGCTGCCCGGCCGAGGAGGGCGGGGCCGCCAAGGCCTTCATGGTGCGGGCCGGCGCCTTCGCGGATGCGGATGTCGCCATCACCTGGCATCCGTCGAGCTTCTGGGAGGTCGCGCCGCCCCTGGCGCTCGCCAACACCCGGGCCGATTTCGTGTTCACCGGCCGGGCGAGCCACGCGGCCGCGGCCCCCCATCTGGGGCGCAGCGCGCTGGACGCCGTCGAGCTGATGAATGTCGGCGTCAATTACATGCGCGAGCACATGCCGAGCGACGCGCGGGTGCATTACGCGCTCCTCGATACCGGCGGCATCGCCCCGAACGTCGTCCAGGCCCATGCCCGGGTGCGCTACTCGATCCGCGCCCGCGACCTGCCGGGCATGCTCGAACTCGTCGAGCGGGTGCGCAAGATCGCCGAGGGCGCGGCCCTCATGACCGAGACCATGATGGAGATGCGGGTCGTCAGCGCGGTCTCGGACCTCGTCGGCAACACGCCGTTGGAAGAGACCCTGCAGCGGGTCATGGCGGAGCTCGGGCCCCCGCATTTCGATGAGGAGGACCGCGCCTTCGCCCGCGCCATCCGGGCGACGCTCTCGGGCAGCGACATCGCGGCGGTCTACCGGACCATCGGCATGGCGCCGACCGACGCGCCGCTCGCCGATTTCCTCGTGCCCGCCGACGCTAGGCGCAACCCGGCGATCGGCTCGACGGATGTGGGCGACGTAAGCTGGGTGGTGCCGACCGTGCAGGCCCATGCGCCCACCGTGGCGATCGGCACCCCCTTCCACACCTGGCAGGTGGTGGCCCAGGGCAAGAGCCCGGCCGCCCACAAGGCGATGGTGCAGGTGGCCAAGGCCATGGCGGCGACGGGTGCCGCCATGCTCGCAGATCCGGACCTGATGGAGGCCGCCAAGACGGACTTCAGGGCACGCACGGGGAGCGGCTACGTCTCGCCGCTGCCGCCGGAGGTGGCGCCCCCGCTGCGGATGTCGGTGGAGTAGGGCCCCAGGGGCTAGGCCCCTCCGGGGCGCATCCCGCCGGTCTACTCCGCCGGCGTCGTTCCCCGCGCCCGGCCGAGGGGCACGTGCGGGACGAGGCTCGCCAGGACGACGCCCGCCACCGCGATGGCGAACATCGCCCAGAAGGTGAGGTGCAGCGCCTGCTGCAGGGCGGTGCGGATCTCCGCGAAGCCCGCGGCGGCGGCCTCGCCGCTGGCGAGCAGCCGCTGGAGCTGGTCGGTGCTCACGCCCGCGCCGGCATGGCCGAGGCCGTGATTGAGCACCGCACCGAAGACCGTCGCGCCGAGCGTGCTGCCGAGATTGCGCGCGAAGACGTTCGAGGCGGTGGCGCTGCCGCGCTGCGACCAGGGCACGATCTCCTGGATCAGCACCAGGGCGGCGGTGCTGAGAAGCCCCATGCCGAAGCCCATCACCAGCGAGGCGAGCCCGGCCACCAGCGAGGCTGAACCGGGGCCCAGCGTCAGCAGGAGGCTCGCGCCGAGCGGCAGGAGCAGGCTCCCGGTGAGCAGGATCGGGCGCAGGCCGAATCGCTTCAGGCTGCGGGCGGCGAGCGTCGCGCCGATCGGCCAGCCGAGGACCATGACGGTGAGGGCGAGACCGGCCACCAGGGGCGTCTGCCCGAGCACGCCCTGCACGTACATCGGCAGGAAGGTGGTGAGCCCGATCAGCGCCATGCCGGCGAGCAGCGAGCAGCCGTTCGAGGCCGCGATCGGCCGGCGGCTCCAGACCGAGAAGGCGATCACCGGCTCCGGCGCCAGCCGCTCCTGCACGACGAACAGCACCGCGCCGATGGCGGCCACGCAAGCCGCCATCACGGCGCCCCGGCCGTCGGAGGCGCCGGCCTCCGTCAGCGCGACCATCAGGGCGCCGATCGTCACCGTGAACAGGGCGGCGCCCGCCGCATCGATGCGGCGGCGCTCCCGCGCGACGCCCTCGTGCAGGAAGACGGTGAAGCCCGCGGCGGCGAGAAGCCCGACCGGCAGGTTGAGCCAGAAGATCCAGGACCAGGAGGCGTGCTCGATGATGAAGCCGCCCGCGAGCGGCCCGATCACCGCCGAGACCGCCCAGACGCTCGCCAGGAAGCCCTGGATGCGCCCGCGCTCCTCGGCGCTGTAGAGATCGCCCACGATGGTGAGGGAGATCGGCTGGATCGCCCCCGCGCCGATTCCCTGGAGCAGGCGGAAGACGATCATCGCGGGCATCGAGCGGGCGAAGCCGCACAGCAGGGAGGCCGCCAGGAACACGCCGATCCCTGCGAGCATCACGGGCTTGCGCCCGTAGACGTCGGAGAGCTTGCCGAACACCACCGTGGCGGCGGTCTGGGTGAGCAGGAAGGACGAGAACACCCAGCTGTAGAGGGACAGGTCCCCGAGCTGCCCGACGATCTGCGGCATCGCGGTCGACACGATGGTGGCCTCGATGGCGACCATGAACATGGAGGCCATCACCGCCGCGATCACGAAGGGGCGGCGGGTGGTCGGGAGTGCGGACATGATCCGTCCAGTCGGGAAAGGGTGGGGCCGGCACCGGGGCTGCCGCCAGCTCCCTGCAGCGATCAGCTAAACTGGTGGACTCGGTCTGCAAGGTCTGTCGATGCTCTCGCCGGTTCCCGGCAGGGCAGGGCTGCGCTCACCGCATGCGGTGATGGACCGCCCGCCCGCGCGGGATCGTCTTGGAATCCGTGAACATGGAAAGAGATCGTCTGTTCCTGATCGCCCCGGGATTCATCGACCCTGTCTATCCGGGGCGGACCTTCTACTGCTGGCACTGCGCCCTCCTGGAGGGCGTGCTGGCCTCCTGTCCGGATCTGGCGCGGCGGCTCGACGTCGTGAGGGTGGCCTGGCCTCGCCCGCGCGAGACGGTCATCGCGCTCGTGGGCGAGGCCAACCAGTCGCTGCCGCTGCTCGTCCTCGCGCAGGGCGCAGATTCCCGTTTCCGGACCGGCACGCATCAGGGCCGCCGCTTCATCGCGGATAAGGACGCGATCCTGGCGGCCCTGAGCGAGCGTCACGGTTTTCCGGATCCTCACCCCTGAGCGCCGGGCCCGACAGGGCAGAGCGGCCTTCCCGAAGACCTCACGGCGCGCGCCGCGGACCGGGGGCGCCGCCCACCGCCCCGGTCTCCGCGGCTCCCTCAGACCTGCACGCCCGCGCGCGCCACGTCGCCCGCATCCTTGAGATTGGCGATGTCCCAGCACAGGGCCATCACCCGGCGGATCTGCGCGTCGGGCAGGATGCCCTCGGCCAGATCCACGAATTTCCGCTCCAGATCCGCATCGGTCATCGGGTTCTCGACGCTGCCCACCGCGTGCTCGATCTGCCGCGAGAGCGTGCGGCCGTCCGCGAGCGTGATCGTCATCTCGACCTGCTCGGGCTTCACCCCGGGCGTGACGGTCGGCACCACCTTCCCGCGCAGCGCCGCGATGACGGGGTCGCGCACCGCCCGGTCGCTGAACTGCTTCTCGCCGCCTGCGCCCTCGACGAGCGCCACCGCCACCGCGTGATAGATGCTGAACTTGCCCTCCAGCCCCGAGCGCGGCGCGGTCTTGCCGGTGAGTTCGAGCACCAGCGGATGCACCTTGAGGTCGACGCGCCGGATCTGATCGGGGGTGAGCCGGTTCTCGTTGCGCAACTGCACGGCGGCGTCGATGGCCGGATGCATGACGATGCCGCAGGCGAACGGCTTGTAGGTGTTGAGCGCCGCCTCGTAGCGGCTGCCCAGCCCCTCGGTGATCTCGCGGTAGTCCTGCTTGGTCGAGATGGTGTTGGCCCAGCCGCGCTTGGCCTCGATCATCCCGTCCGAGCTCGTGTAGTTCTTCGAGGCCAGGATCGCCGCGAAGAGGCCGTTGGTGGCGGCCCGGCCCGGGTTGAAGCTCTTGTTCATCGAGCCGAAGGACTCGCGCAGGCCGACCGGCTGCGAGGCGGCGAGCCCCAGCGCCCAGACCATCTGCTGCTCGGTGAGCCCCATCAGCCTGCCGGCCGCGGCGGCGGCCCCGAACACGCCCGCCGTGCCGGTGATGTGCCAGCCGACATCGTAGTGGTTGGGATAGACCGCATTGCCGATCCGGCACTCGGTCTCGACGCCGAGCACCAGCGCGTTGAGGAAGTCGCGGCCGGAGACCGGCCGCATCTCGGCCAGCGCCAGGATCGCCGAGGCGACCGGGCCGGCCGGGTGGATCACAGTCTTCAGGTGGGTGTCGTCGTAGTCGAAGATGTGGCTCGACACGCCGTTGAGGAAGGCGGCGTTCATGATGTCGAAGCGCTCGGAGCGCCCGAACAGCCCGGCCTGGGGCGGGCCGGAGAAGGGCTGGAGTGCCGCGACGGCGACGTCGAGGGTCTCGTGATGCGAGCCGCCGATGGCGACGCCGACCCAGTTGAGGAAGGTGCGGGTGCCCTCGCGCCGGACCGGCTCGGGCAGGTCCTCGAAGCGGGCATCGACCACGTAGCGGGCGAGCGTGCGGGTGACGTCGCGGGCGGCGGCGGGCCCTGCCGGCGGGGCGGACGGCTCCGGTGCGGCCCGGGCGGCGCTCCCCGCGAGCGCGAGGCTCGCGGCCCCGATGAGCGCGCGGCGGTCGATGCTGGGCATGGGGTCCTCCCGGATGGCGTTATCTTGTGCTGGTAGACATAACACCAGCTGGGCGCCATGGGAGGCCCCGGGCGAT
Encoded here:
- a CDS encoding patatin-like phospholipase family protein, translating into MDDGFEIGFVMAGAISAGAYSAGVMDFITEALDAYEEACMTGFVTNGSRQEAWDGPTHRVRVPVIAGASAGGMTAAITSLCWFTDLTHVGPGEPPGPEANRLYASWVREIDIAPLLDPGGLDDGVLSVLNCAILDRIVENTLRAERRRRSRSWLGRGATRDVALIMTASNLRGVPYAFKLFGEDKDEFYGMLNHGDAMRFMVGSRPMDAPPDRVAGFFSLNTDELPLRGALDPSSRWFLLKQAALATGAFPIGLQARLLKRQFSDYQVNSPVEYQDEKGQRHTILPHVETPPAEYDFIAVDGGVIDNEPFEIARRYLAAGAGQNNRNAAQASKAMILVDPFPNHASLPQGPGREDLRLTSVVPHFLGTLVDQARFKPEELALAQNDRVFSRFAIVPSRPTRNDPTPKHPIACGILGGFGGFLHESFRRHDYLLGRRNAQAFLRWNFMLGESNPLFADFVRQRGDQARKWYVKQAPDGVRSIAPGEDAGAADALVFRSVEGQEQERAFPIIPLTPRMQTPIEIPAPDLPDPDAVDLAALGQRLRARLSAVTGALLRHDLPDIIDLGLIGLASSYPAQHYIAMLGKELALKTIRQGLGDLRAAFPRG
- a CDS encoding ABC transporter ATP-binding protein, which codes for MTPILSVRNLATAFRVEGAWRPVVHGVSFDIGPKETVALVGESGSGKSVTALSLMRLTPRDASRITGEVRLQGRDLLGLPEAEMRKIRGGDIAMIFQEPMTSLNPVLTVGFQIAEALMAHHGLSRTQAEAETVRLFDKVRIPAAASRVHDHPHRFSGGMRQRVMIAMALACRPKLLIADEPTTALDVTIQAQILDLIKLLQDEEGMSVLFITHDMGVVAEIADRTVVMLDGRAVESGPTEEIFRRPTHPYSRALLAAVPALGAMGDRAQPARFPVVDRVTGEALAPAESADTVVAGRPVLEVKGLTTRFEIRGGLFGRLRGRVHAVENVSFDLQAGETLALVGESGCGKSTTGRSVLRLIEPQSGSVLLDGEDILALGPGSLRERRRRMQMIFQDPFASLDPRMSVGAAIAEPLLINRLASRREAQARAADLLTRVGLKPEMAGRFPHEFSGGQRQRICIARALALEPRLIVADESVSALDVSVKAQVVNLLLDLQASLRLAYLFISHDMAVVERVSHRVAVMYLGEIVEIGPRAAIFGAPRHPYTRKLLAAVPVPDPARRRSRHGVRADEIRSPIRPVDYEPPERRYREVSPGHVVQEWGPEWEETGVPAAA
- a CDS encoding ABC transporter permease; amino-acid sequence: MAGSTLASPSAEAAAAPAASGRDTWRRFRRHPLAVGSCVVLAALVLGVVLGGLLWPVAIDEIDFSAMLQGPSAQHPFGTDDLGQDLLARMIYGGRISLAVGFAAMLVATLVGVLVGAVAGMSRRFLDPALMWMTDLFLSLPQLPLLLLVIYLFRDRLKEVFGIEGGVFVMIVAVIGGLRWMPVARLVRAQFLSLREKEFVEAARAQGAGPWHQVTRHILPNALGPVIVAATIEVSAAIIAESTLSFLGLGFPPDIPTWGRLLFDAKDHLDVAPHWALFPGAAIFLTVLSINFIGDGLRDALDPRRVL
- a CDS encoding ABC transporter permease yields the protein MGAYLLRRLLIAIPSLIGISLILFTVLALAPGDPFGELATNPNVPPEVRAALRTKFGLDDPILVRYLHWLAAMLRGDWGFSFASRIDVDVLILQRLPTTLFVVGSSQVLALLIALPVGILAALRPYSLLDQVANTLAFVGFSLPTFFTGLLFILLFSLKLDWLPFVYNADIAATGWRWYWEHVRQAIMPIAVLGLFQAASYTRYVRASVLDVARLDYVTTARAKGLSERVVTLRHIARNALIPVVTLVALQIPAVFGGAIVTEQIFRVPGIGSLLINAMLANDTPVVMAVTFVFACLVVLFNLVADLLYGWLDPRISFR